A window of bacterium contains these coding sequences:
- the sucC gene encoding ADP-forming succinate--CoA ligase subunit beta encodes MKIHEYQAKQLFKNYEIPIPQGEVANSVTAVLDIAKKIGLPVVVKAQVHVGGRGKAGGIKVARDMSDVQSAASTILGMNLKGLTVEKVLVESALDIAKEYYLGITIDREMQKNIIMFSSAGGIDIEEVAEKNPEKIAKLYISPLLGIRDYQIRNLCKSAQLGMSDISAITQFLQKLFKLYIQCDALLAEINPLVITKQGTAIAADAKIIIDDNALYRHPEFNVYKEESEEDPIEAEAHRRNIQYVRLDGDIGILGNGAGLVMATLDEVKRAGGNPANFLDIGGGAKAELVKNSLEIILMDKKVKGILFNVFGGITRCDEVAKGIIEATKIMNITVPIVVRLTGTNEKEGLEILRNTNLIPAKTMQEAAKCIVELTK; translated from the coding sequence ATGAAAATTCATGAATATCAGGCAAAACAGTTATTTAAAAACTACGAGATTCCGATTCCACAGGGTGAGGTTGCCAATTCTGTCACTGCGGTTTTAGATATCGCGAAAAAGATTGGATTGCCAGTGGTGGTTAAGGCACAAGTGCATGTCGGGGGAAGAGGCAAAGCCGGTGGAATCAAGGTAGCTCGAGATATGTCAGATGTACAATCAGCGGCATCAACTATTTTAGGAATGAACCTCAAAGGATTAACCGTTGAAAAAGTTTTAGTTGAATCTGCGCTTGATATTGCGAAAGAATATTATCTCGGTATCACTATTGATCGAGAAATGCAAAAGAATATTATTATGTTCAGTTCAGCTGGTGGTATTGATATTGAAGAGGTAGCAGAAAAGAATCCGGAAAAAATTGCGAAACTCTATATTTCACCTCTACTTGGGATTCGCGATTATCAAATTCGCAATCTTTGCAAATCAGCGCAACTCGGCATGTCGGATATCTCAGCCATAACCCAATTTTTACAGAAATTATTTAAACTCTACATACAATGTGATGCGTTGTTAGCCGAAATAAATCCATTAGTTATCACCAAACAAGGTACCGCAATTGCTGCGGATGCAAAAATTATAATTGATGATAATGCGCTTTATCGTCATCCAGAATTCAATGTTTATAAAGAAGAGAGTGAAGAAGATCCGATTGAAGCTGAAGCACATCGTCGGAATATTCAATATGTTCGGCTTGATGGAGATATTGGCATTTTAGGAAATGGTGCCGGGTTGGTTATGGCAACACTAGATGAAGTTAAACGTGCTGGCGGAAATCCTGCTAATTTCCTAGATATTGGCGGTGGAGCTAAAGCTGAATTGGTTAAGAACTCACTCGAAATTATTTTGATGGACAAAAAAGTTAAAGGGATTTTGTTTAATGTTTTCGGTGGAATCACTCGATGTGATGAGGTCGCTAAAGGAATTATTGAAGCAACTAAGATTATGAACATCACGGTTCCCATCGTCGTCCGATTGACTGGAACTAATGAGAAAGAAGGGTTAGAAATTCTCCGTAACACCAATCTCATTCCTGCGAAAACTATGCAGGAAGCTGCTAAATGTATAGTGGAGTTAACCAAATGA
- a CDS encoding 2-oxoacid:acceptor oxidoreductase family protein, translating into MKFVTDTISQQERIEIRLSGSGGQGLVTAGIILAEAAGIFEGKQAVQTQSYGPEARGGASKAEVVISTQEIDYPKVIQPDIFLGLTKLAVEKYLSDIKPNGIAIIDSTFVGSIPINEQIFLIPISKIAKEKTGKIFTANIVSLGVIVAITNIVSRKAIEQAVLGRVPKGTEKLNIAALHAGFEAGIAVLNCNG; encoded by the coding sequence ATGAAATTTGTGACTGATACTATTTCTCAACAAGAACGAATTGAAATTCGTTTATCGGGCTCCGGTGGGCAAGGACTCGTTACCGCAGGAATTATTCTTGCAGAGGCGGCCGGAATATTCGAAGGAAAACAAGCTGTGCAAACTCAATCGTATGGTCCGGAAGCACGTGGGGGGGCTAGTAAAGCAGAAGTAGTCATTAGCACTCAAGAAATTGATTATCCTAAAGTCATCCAGCCTGATATTTTTCTTGGATTAACCAAGTTGGCAGTAGAAAAATATTTATCGGATATAAAACCGAATGGTATTGCAATAATTGATTCAACTTTTGTCGGCAGCATTCCTATTAATGAGCAAATATTTCTTATTCCTATAAGTAAAATTGCTAAGGAGAAAACTGGGAAAATTTTTACTGCAAATATTGTATCGTTAGGTGTTATCGTAGCGATAACCAACATAGTTTCACGAAAAGCTATTGAGCAAGCAGTTTTAGGTCGAGTTCCAAAAGGAACCGAAAAATTAAATATAGCTGCGTTACATGCTGGATTTGAGGCTGGCATAGCAGTGTTGAACTGCAATGGTTAA